The Apostichopus japonicus isolate 1M-3 chromosome 20, ASM3797524v1, whole genome shotgun sequence nucleotide sequence CATGCCGCATATGCTGCGTCAGTTTCTCATCAACTATAAAGTTAAAAGAGGATTAATGAGCTAACTCCTCTGTGTATTCATTAACTGCCACCTCACATGATCGTACACGCCAAATTTCGTTTCTTCCTTTGTGTAATGTAGTAATTTGGCAGTGGAATTAAACGTAACGAAGTCTGTGCAGtgtttttaatttgatataCTACTATTGAAAGGCAGGATTCATGAAAGTTGTCATTGTTATACAGAACTAGCTCTACCTTCTTCTCCTGcccaatgttatatatatatatatatatatatatatatatatatatatatatatatatatatatatatatatatatatatatatggtgtattTATACTGGTCTTTGTAGTTACATAGAGCTCTGCCGTGAGAAGGCAGTTAATCCTTGTCGAACAATAAAATTTAATTCTACATAACgtaaagaataaaatattcttCCTAATATTTACATCGATTCCTACTTTTATGGACTGATTAATTACTACCGTGTCAAATTATTTGGAAAAGCTCGGTAAAATGATTGATGAATTACTACCAGATGCGATTCCTGCACTTTCaagggatattccggtggctgataaaatgacacaaaatatggACAGTTTTAACACTGTcagttgaaatatatattatttataaatcTAGATATGATTCTTGAATTTTATGACAAGTTTTTATGACAAATTTTATGACAAGAATGACAAATTGACAAGTTGACAAGTTGACAAGAATGACAAATTTTATGACAAGAATTTTATGACAAGaattttatgacaaattttaTGACAAGCTTATCCTTTTCATTCTCTTAAAAGAGGATCACAGTCGTGGTAGTTGTTACATTAATATagatgttcttcaaaagctttagtTTCTAATATTGTTATTGACTTGTCCTTGAcatgtgatacatttggaatgttttccTATTTATCAACATTCTCTTCATTTAGTATTTCATCATGATCCAGCTTGTctttagaaatattattttcctccaGAATGAGTCAGTGAATAAGTCATTTGTATATTATAAAAGAAAACGGCTTTTTGCAGCACAGTtgccatgatgacgtcactaactGCAGTCAGTTCTTAAATTTTCTATAACTTTTAAAAACCCAAGCCCTAGTATGCAGATCATAGCCTATTTCAGCTATTTGCATAACAACAATTAAATGCAGTCACTATAATATACCTTTGAGATTCTCTCTTTAATCCCCAAATTTAAACTAGAGCGCTGCTTTGTATACTCTGTACACATTTGTCAAAGTTCTTTGCAAAATGGCCCCAATTTTTATAGTTAATCCGTCAATTAAGAATGTGtcctttaaatatatatatatatatatatatatatatatatatatatatatatatatatatatatataatggaacAGTTATACGATATGTCAAGTTGTTTTTTATGTCTCCAAAGGGCAGAAGCCTTTCCACTCTTCTATAAATGCAGCTTAATTGACTTGaataagaaggaaaaagaaGGCAAAAACTTATCATTCATTCTTGTAAACGTTAATTGCTCTATGTTATTTGTCTGTTAAGATTGTTTCAGAAGCAAAATACAGAAATTTCTTCAATTTCCCTTTGTTCATCAAGAAACACACACTCTTGCAGtagaaaattaaacaaaagaaaaccttTCGATTCAGTTGACAGCCATTTGCATGGACTTTGAACGATTTATCGGTCGGCACTGATGCCATCAATCTCTATATCGACGAGTCTCCTAGAGTCATACAGTAATTGATGTAGTGTCATTCTGGTATCACCATGTCAGAGTTTCATAAGTTTGCGGACACGTCGTAAGATGCACATGGCCAGAGAGTTAGTACACAATTCTTAAATATAGGTTTGAAATCATTGTCTAATTGGtacaaacaaaactttatttctAATTTCGTTTTATGCGGAGCGATCATCaccctttttgtttcttttatcaAAGTTAATTAGTGGCAGATAAATTTTAGACTTTTTCCTATACCAGTTTGATAATCGTTATGAAGATGGAAGTATTTAATTTGTCCGAATGGTATCCTCAAGATGATTTGTCAAATTGTAGCGCGGATATGGCATCTACTGTTCAGGACTTGCAACTCTCAAGGTTTCAGTCTACCGTATTGGTCATCTCGTATTTGTCACTCGCTGCTGCTGTTATTTTGGGGAATTCATGTGTTATTGTTGCCTACGTGAAAGACGCCAAAGTGAGAGCGTTACCATTTAAtgtatacatctttgcactttcGATAACTGATCTTGCGGTAGGCATTTTTAATCTACCATACCACTCACTAACGGTCCTATGGCCCGGGGTCGAATACGCCAATTTCTATGTATCGGTCGGTGTGCTCTACGTTGCTTATATCATTGCTATCACGTCCGTCTTTCTGGTGGTTGCAATGACTGTTGACCGACTAAGGCTGATCTCCAGTCCAACGAAGTATTCTCACAAATGTAACCGTGGATCAAATATGCGTATAATATCCTGCGTGGTGCTGTTTTCGTTTGTTTATTGCTTTGTCCTTCTGGTCTTACGTGCCCTTCTACGGAAAGAGGACTCGTCCTGTTTCAAAAACCTACCTTACTTGGTATCTATGCTCATTGGCAACGTCTTCATCCCCGTCTCCACTCTCATCACGTTGAATCTGAGATTGGTGTGGAAGCTGCATTCACACTTCAAAGAGATGAAAAGAAGTTTGAAAGCTGCTGATCGTAAAGATGAAATCCGGCGAGGACGATCGATTTCAGGCAGTGTGGATGGTACTACTGGGGTTATGCCAGGAAAGGATCAGATAGGCCATAATCTGCAGAGTAGACCAAAAATGGAGCACGTGGACAAAAAGTCAGTGTCAATTGGAACTAAAAATGCAATTGCACATTCCATGGATTTGGGAGACGTCTCTGAAAGTGGTCAAACACAACAACGGAGTGTCGGATGTGGTGGTGCTTCGTTTTTGGGCGACCCAACGCAAGCCAACAAGGTGCTCACCACTGGTTCATGCATCGCAACTGCTGCATCTCACCGGCCAACGTGGGCTCAGAGAGATCATGGGTCTGTGGTgacaaagaaagagaaattaCCAAGCTCCAGGAAAATGGCCAAGCACATGGTgctgtttgtgtatatatatctttgttgTTGGATTCCGTCCCATGCCTATTTCCTGGTAAAAGCTGTCACTGGAGTGCCATTGTATAATCCAATGGATCTTTTGCAGCATGTTTTTTACATATTCCTCTATGTCAATTCAGCATTGAATCCTTTCCTTTACGCTGCGATGGGAGTCAGGTTTCGTTTGGCCTTGATAGGACTATTTCTTAAACAGAGTACTAAACCTGCAGACAGACGTTTAGTGTATGCCGATACTCCAGTTTCTAATGTTACTAATTCTACTACGGGACCAGTGAGCGACGCGATCTAAGGCCAATTTTAaacagggggggggagggggggttcaaagactgatatatttttaacttttgaaagaAGCGAAAATAATTTATCTGAACGCCCTGGATTATGGCCGGTCATTCTTCTTGTGCTTTTCCACGAAGATCCGAAGGATCGCAACATGCATACTTATCGTTATGACTAAAGGGCATGGTCAGGCTTTAATTTGCAAAAGAACTTTCAGAGTGCTGCAACTCTCTCAATATTCTGTCACGGCGAAGAAGGTTATAAAAGTGAGGAAACGTAAGATGACAGTAGTAGGTAATTGTTGAAGTTTGCGAAATGATTGGCTATCTATTATTTGAATATAGCTATAGTACATTTAAAATATGACTGACATGCACAGAACCGCATTCACGGGCACGGACGAGGAAGGTGCGTGGGACgtatagaaaaagaaaatgaacacgatatctatatctatatatatatatatatatatatatatatatatatatatatatatatatatatatatatatatgcaggtgCATTTTTATGTCATTTATAAAACTGTATAGCAAATGAGTATATGGTTTGATATAGTCCTGTATTGTATCTGTATGCCATGGTTActgttcattttgtaaataacgAAGAAAACAGAAGAATTCAAGCACTATAGGCATATGTAGTTTTATCGCTGACGATGATGATGGCGGTTGCGATGACGGcggcgatgacgatgatggcAATTATGCAGAACGGCCATTGAATGAAGATGTTCTAAGAAGTTAAAGAGTGTTGTAACATATTTCGCTGATAATATTATAACATACGGTGATGATTTAAAGTACAATGTTAATATAGAACTGTATTCTAAGCAGCAACTGGTCATAAAGGTAACACATGTTAAAGTTCTAAGGCACCTAGCCAATGAGCCCCATATTCAGTAAAATTATTGTGTGTTATGATCTCATTCGAAATCTTTTgaaaagctcttttcgtttGCACCatataaattttgataaatctgggaaaccCATAAATGTGTGCAAACTATGACTTGGGAGTGTTACGctcatatgttttttttattttaggccttaataagttaacccctaattacaagcccacagacatcatttgaataatgtgatgttcctcttgcCAAAAATTAGGCcgcaaaatatttcacaaaatcGCGTTAGGCACAAACCTATTTATATTTGATGGGTTTTGatgaatatgtaaattatttataattccttAATTAATACAGTGATTATGATATagttgttcataggtgtccgtcgatttttatgaaattatagcacacttcaatTTTAACTGACTAACGGGTACATAGTTTTACCAATTTGAACTGATAAAGCCATGAGAATCGACTGGTTTGACAGTATAAACATGTTTTGTACGAGTTCTGATTTGACTGTTTGAGGCCTCTCTGTTTTAAATTACGGTATCCGGTATTACGGtattactgcatatatatatatatatatatatatatatatatatatatatatatatatatatatatatataatattatataaaaaaaaacatactatgtatatataatgcgacttactgatttctgctggattGGCAGAAGCTTTTGGGAAATCGGATTATTTTTAATCagtgtcggattattttaatccgattccgtcgtaacttcaaaggaattgttttgagTTATATGGGGACGGCAGGTCGTTTCTGTTGTATAAACCGAATGATACCGTGGTTTTTAGGTTTGGTTCGCAGacgttttcttttccttttctagattgtctgtccaagaatcgtttttggtcaatggcaataacacgtaAATGCTTAATTTAATGATTTgagagattgaagtgatttgcaacaggttgctTGATCGTTTTTGCTTTGATCGCCAAATATGGCAgcagatgaggtaaatgacattgtTAGATAGGCAGTTTATTTtatgccgaatttggaacgtgcgtgtagtttggttgctctgaaaggccccagtAGAATCGACAAGTTTTGCagttttgtgtacagggcgttGATCCtgcattttctgttttgtttacctCTGCCATGGGGTGTAATCCTGCAAAAAATACCAGAACTGAGTCTCGTAACTTTCTGGGACttgtaaatgaaaatgaaagatggTTCTGAGAAAACTAAGCTGATTACAGACGTTCGGTACTTTGAAGTATGTGAAAATTCTTTAGAATGGTTTTTGCCATCCGTGGCAGACCAAGGTGGAATTCAATAACAAATGGTACCctttttggaactggtttgacgagttttgtacgtcaatgtttcggtaagGGGTTTGCTTTtggcctttttgatggcatatTCCATAGAACctcgaaaatactgtctgttgaGAATGTGTTGTAACAGTTCTTTGGTGCGAAGATCAAAATATTCCCAACGAAGAGGGCATTTTCATTCTGCACAAAAACATTCAAACTAAAAACGTGGCAAAAACCCCACGAAGAAGAATTGGCTGATTTGATGCAATTTATATTGACcagcaataatctggtatttggcagcAACACTACCTCCAGATTCACAGCATCGCAATGGGTACTTCattcttttgccaacatctttatgggaacctcgagaaagaatatctcgacaaaacttgaaaccacacacgtggttacgtttcGTTGAGATTTCTTCATGATATGTATGGATCCATGATGAGACAAATCTATTACTCTTCATGGATGACATAAGTTCGTTTCATCACACAATCAAATTAACTGAAgacttttctatatatatatatatatatatatatatatatatatatatatatatatatatatatatatatatatatatatatatatatatatatatatatatatatatatatatatatatatatatatatcattttttgttaatattattagaaaaaacagagaatttaaatatgactcataattcacaaataaggagtattgtttagaaaaaatattgcaattttcgATCCCCATGGgcccttcgtcagcaatacttggcagtcgaatataatgtacaaaatgtaacacaatgaaattatgacgctagataagtgtaagtggCATTGGTGGAAATAgtaccaaataaaccatgataCAGGGAGCGGATTATTGAGCAGAAAacagattacatatgtttgtagaactgatagtggttaaggggtcccaagtctttgttgaggccggtgatgttaGACTTAATACGAAATATCCATTCAATTTGTTTACGTTCAGTAGAGGATTTGAAGTTCTatgcaattaaaatacatttttaaggtttttgagagaatgactatgaagattgaaatgttcggaaacggggaatcctgcttacgaatagatttttttgtgattactaaaacgtaagcggaaccgagGACCTGTTTCACCTATACATAATTGCAAAGTACACAGAAGAATATTATAAATAACATTATTAGAATCACAATAGAGGAATGGGGCCTTAGACCATAGTCAACATTGGAATTTTGACCTTGGTGCATGGGGTAGTGCGGGGGTGTATTTGGCATCGAGGTTTACCGCAACGGAAACTACTTGCAGAGGTGGAAACTTGGCAAGGGGGGTCTGGAGTAAGTGAGTAGAAATCTAAGgtttgggtggggaggggggttgacgATACGCTAGCACGGGGAGGGGAGGCGGGTTACCTT carries:
- the LOC139961336 gene encoding tyramine receptor Ser-2-like encodes the protein MASTVQDLQLSRFQSTVLVISYLSLAAAVILGNSCVIVAYVKDAKVRALPFNVYIFALSITDLAVGIFNLPYHSLTVLWPGVEYANFYVSVGVLYVAYIIAITSVFLVVAMTVDRLRLISSPTKYSHKCNRGSNMRIISCVVLFSFVYCFVLLVLRALLRKEDSSCFKNLPYLVSMLIGNVFIPVSTLITLNLRLVWKLHSHFKEMKRSLKAADRKDEIRRGRSISGSVDGTTGVMPGKDQIGHNLQSRPKMEHVDKKSVSIGTKNAIAHSMDLGDVSESGQTQQRSVGCGGASFLGDPTQANKVLTTGSCIATAASHRPTWAQRDHGSVVTKKEKLPSSRKMAKHMVLFVYIYLCCWIPSHAYFLVKAVTGVPLYNPMDLLQHVFYIFLYVNSALNPFLYAAMGVRFRLALIGLFLKQSTKPADRRLVYADTPVSNVTNSTTGPVSDAI